A window of [Clostridium] innocuum genomic DNA:
TTTTCTTTCATTTTATTATGTTAACAGTACATTCATGTTATCTCCTTACTTCCATTATAGAAGTAATTAAATAGCCTATCCTTTCACTTATAGTGAAATCCAATCGAGATAATAGCTTTCTATGCAGTTTACTTTATGATAGATTCTATGAGGATGTAGTAGGATGCTTGAAAAGAGCTGTCACTAGAATTTTACTTCTTAGTAACAGCTCTTTTCACTATTCACTTTTCAAATCACCAGCAGCCCTTATCTTCAGCCTGCTTGTTTTTTGGATAATACGCCAATGGTTCATTATCATATCGATACTGCACAGTATCACGAACCGCTCCAGCCGTAACAGCCAAATCAACCGCCTTCGCCTTTTCAATTGCTTCCTCACAAGGCACCTCATCATCTGAAACCTGCTGCTCTCATGTACCACTTACCTTTGAAATGGCAGCACCAATTGCATTTGCTACTCCAAAATGCTCTGGCTTCGCCTCCTGCCTGCAACAAGACAACGGCTTTGACACAATCACGGAGCCACCGCCTACAGCACCAGATCTACATCTTGGGTACTGATTTTCATGCGGTCAATGCTATTCTCCAGCATGACCGCCATTGCTCTTTTCGTAAACGCCATAATGATATTCTTTGTCAGGGCTGTATATCCAACATCCGTCATACCTAAGTAAACCGCGGTATCATAGTATCACCATATCCATGAAATTCTGATATGAAAGCTTATCCTAATAGCTATGTCATCCCATTTATATCTGAAACCAGCTTGCTTTAGTATAAGAAATTATCAGGATAACCCAATTTCACAATAAAGCCAGTATACAGTCGAGTAATTGTATTCCTATTGATTTAAATAAATTACAAAAGTTTAAATGTAAGCGTTATAATTAAAGCATAGGGAAGGAGGGAAGAGGTTTGTAATTTACTCATAGTCTAGGAGGGTGAAAAAATGAGAAAATTATTTGTATTCGCAACATTCGCATTACTTCTTGTATTACCAACGTCTACTTCCATTCAGGCACATCCAGGAAGAACCGACAGTAATGGCTGTCATACATGCCGGACAAATTGTGAGAAATGGGGATTGGCTTATGGCGAATATCACTGTCACAATGGTGGAGGTACGAGTTCCTCAGGTGGAACATCAGCACCATCAACGAGTGGATCCTCAACACCATCTCCAAGTACACCGCAACCTGTTCAGGAGGCAAAACCAAAGGTTGAAGTTCCGGCACAGCCGAAAATTGATTATGCAAAAGAAGGGGCTACGGATGGATATTCGTTCAAAATGAAGAATCCGGACAAAACGCTGGAAGATGTAACCTATACCTACTCTCAAAAAGCCTACAAAACAGCCTTTAATAAATCCTATGAAAAAGCAGAAACCGAGCTTATGAACAATTCATCCTCACTGGCAGAAACAAACGGAAAGAAAGATGCTTTGGAAAAGGAAGCGTATCAGTTGAAGGAACTCCCATCCAAAATTATAAAAAATGAATATATAGAATATTATAAAACAGCCTTTGATGATGCGGAACAGGAAGTGAAAACAGTTCTGCAGGGTACGGCAGAGTACAATGCCTATGAATATGTATACAATGACAAAAAGATATCCGATGTAGAGGATTATAACTTGAAGAAATTTAAAGCAATCTATAAGGAAGCATATGATACATCCGTCAAGAGCTATGAAAAAGAAAAAAAGCAATTGCTTCAGCTTGCAAAAGACAATGGAAAAAAGGACGGAGAAGAAGGTGAGGATCAGAATCTTGATTTTCTGGATGCTGTGAAGGATACTGCTTTTTATCCAGCCGCGAAAGAAGCTTATGAGGAGGCATATGAAGAAAATAAAAAGGAAAGCAGTCTGTTGATAGGAATGGCTGCGACAGCTGTTCTTATTCTGGGTGTGTATCTGTTTATTAAAAAACTGCGGAATCGAAAAAAGGCATAGAGGCAAGACTTTGAACGAGACTATAGATGAAGAGTCCCTACACAGCTATGCTTTTTGTTAAAATAATGATGTAAAGGAGGAAAGGCGTATGACAAGCTTACTGTGAAGTGTAAGCTGTGGTTATACCAGGGACATACTATGAATTATTTACATAAGAAAGACGCAAAAAAACTGATAAAGCTTCGAGAGGAATATTTGAAGTTTGTTTATAAAAACCATGTATACAGTGTATTGCTCATGCAGGAACCGAATAAGCATCAAAAAATGAATCAGGCATTAGCCTATATCGGCTCCCATCCACAATGTCTAAAGGAGTTTTTCGACAGCAGAAAGTGGAATGAAAGTGACAGCAGTATACTGAGAGGCTGGAAGGAAGAGCACTATGGAGAATATCGTATTATAGATGTTACACCGGACTATATAGAACTGTATGATGAAGATAAGGATAACCTGTATCGGATGAAAGCGATTGGTATGTATCTTCTTGCTGATGTATGGAATGTATTACCTGAGCATCGCTGGAAAGGGTCATTTTTTCAATATCGAAATGAGTTTATTTTGGATTCTGTTGCGGAAATCCTCATTAAGCAGAATGCTACGCTGGAAGAAGCGGAAGATTTCTATGAATCTATTGTACGGCATAGAAATGTAAAAGGTGCCTATATCAATGATCAGGATGTAACATATGATCCTTTACCGGAACGTATAGAGCATGACAATTTTTCGGAGCTTATGCATGACTTTATCGCTCCAATTGGCAATGCGAATAATTTAAGCTTTCAAGAATTTGTCGCAGTAATCAAATTAGCATCCTTAGGATGGAACATTGCCCAAATAGGTAAAGATGCCCTGCAAACAGAATTGGCACAGCTGGAGCTGGATGCCCTGGATATCGTTGAATTCTTCCGGCAGAGAAAAAACAAATATTTCAAGGAAAACAAAACCTTAATTCAGTCAGCAGAGGCACATGATGGAAATGAAGGCTTTGAATTGCGGCTTGTCGTGGGAAATATGGAGGATTTGACTATTGAACAGACAGCAGATTGAAAAGAAAACTGCCGCTGTTATTGAAAGGCAGCTGTATCAGAGAGGCTATGCAACAGTTGAGGACTCCCTCATACTAATGGGATGGCTGGAAGAGAAATATTTGACACATTGGAGGAAGGGACAGGTGCCTTATCTCGAAAAGGTATGCTGTACGAATTTATCCAAGCTCAGTTATTTTATGAAGCAGTATTTTGCATATGCAGCCAGAAAAGGCTATAAACTCAGTCTAACAAAGTCTTATCAATCCAAGACCAAAAAACTACTCAGATTTAGTAAATCGGGTAACGCCTCAATAGAACGCCGCTATAGCACCAGAATTATTGCATCTTATAAAAAGAAACCTCCACTCGATAAAATAAATGATAAGGAAGCCTTAAAAAAATAAACGATCAATGGGAGAGAACGATCGGTATCCTATGAAAATTAAAACAGACTTGTCGCAAATGGGAATGTACACGTTTGTGACAAGTTTTTTTAGTACGCTATTTTTTTTATGATTTGAACAGCCAGCTGATATAAATTCATTATCAGGCACTATCATGCAATGCGTGAGCTACTTATTTAGGTCTTTCTTGCTTTAGGGTGTTCATAATAGAGAAAATTCAACTTCTATTGATAATTCAATAGGGTTGAATTCTCTCTGTTAAATTTACCTGCAATTGAGTAAGAAGCCTTACTTATGGTTCTTTATTACATTGCTATTTGTCATTTGCACTGTGCTGAATAATAGTTTTGATATATCGTTATCTATCTATGCTTTATCTTTTTCATAAACAGAGAGTGCTTTCCTTAAATTATTTCTTACACGCTCTCGCAACTCGCTGGGCTCCAGTATTTCGCAATATAAAGCATATTGCATGGCATAGTACATAATACCGGTTTCCGTAGAATAAATACGTGCGATGAAATAATCGGAATCCTTTGTTTCCTGCAATATGATTTCCTGTCCAAACTGATCAATGACATCATTCAGTATCATTTTATGACAGCGAAGGAAAACCGCTACGGGCTCCCCTGAATACATATACATTTTGGTTTTGGAATATGCGTAAGGATCAAAGGAATTACGAAGTGCATCTGCGGATGTATCCAATTTTCTGATATCCTGCATACGGTCAATGCGATAATGCGTAAAATCATCATGCTTATCTGTTTTACAAATCAGATACAGATTTCCGTTTTCCTCAACAATATAATACGGATGCAGAAAATACGGTTTCTCTCTTTTCGTATCAGCTCCTTCTTCAGATTGTAGGTCAGATAGTACATCTGGATCATTTTATTCTCCTGTATTGCTTCCAAGAGGATATCCACATTCAGAAACAGCTGCCGGTTTTTCGTTTTTCGTGAGTTCTGAATATATACGGCGTTTTTAAAATCTTTACGATGATATCTGCTCTGCGTCTTCAGCAGCTTGTCGATGAGCTGAAAGCTGGAGCTGTCGCATATGAAATGTGAGGAATGAATCAGATTACACAAAACGTGTACCTCACTCTTTTCTAAATCCCGGTCAATCAGATAATAGCCCCGATTGGTTGTCTGGATGTCGATTCCAAAATTACGCAGCTGTTTGATATATGCAGAAAGCGTTCCGCGATTGATTTTAATATCATATACCTGCTCCAGTAATGGAATACAAGCATTACTGGATAAAGGATGTGCCTCATCCGAATACTCTTTCAATATATATAGTATCGCTATGGCACTCATTCTACTATCTTCCATATAACCATCCCTCCCATGTAGCTATAACAGAAAGGTATAAATATGCACCTTTTGGATGTTATGCTCTGTTTTCCCGTATATCATCTTTTCTATATTGTAACATGAAATGTTTATCGTCACTGTTTATAATTTTATACAATCCTTATCTTATAATGTAATTGTAAAGAAAGAAGGAGATTTTTATGACCTACATAACAATTGTTGGATTACGCTATTACTTTGGCAATGAGGTGTTTCGCGTGGGACAGAGGTTATTGATTGAAAAGGATATTGATAACGAAGAGGACGATGAAGCCATTCGCGTAATATCAGATGCCGGTGTGACGTTTGGCTATGTCGCGAACAGTGTGAGAACCGTCGCAAGAGGCTGTAAAAGTGCAGGACGCATTTATGATTGGTTTGAAAAGCAAACGGAAATTAGAATCATGTTTATTCTAAGCCATGTGGTAATTGCAAGTGTGGAATTGCCTGCTGTCATGTCCATTATGAATAAAGATACAGAAGACCTGTCATTTTAAGGAGAGAACAATATGCAATTCAATCAAGGGAATCATAATCACAATGAGAATACAGAATATCATTATTATGGTGACTATGTACAGCGGGAAGAAACGCATGTTCATATGCATGGGGAGGCATGGACAAAGCAGGGCCGGGAATATATGATATTTCAGCACTACACGGCATACGAAAGCTCCTGTTTGTAATCGTATTTGCTGCAGCTAATTGTATCAGATTATGCAGCTTTGGTTTCTTTGCCATCCTGCATCTGGCAGCTGTGATAATACAGAAATTTGTGGCCTTGTATCTTGTTCTCATGGGGATTATGCTGATCAGCGGACTGATGGGGGATGCAATACCGTGGATTTCTGTCATTGTGCTCACAATCACACTGGGTATTCTCTATCTGCTTTGTAATGATACAGAAGCCTGGTATGGATACTTTGTACAACTTATCAACAGAATGCTGGATGCTCTGTATCGGCGACTTGTATAATTTGTAAAAGAATAGGAAATATATGGTAGAATGATAGAGAAAGACGGTGAGGGATATGGAACTATATGATAAGCTTTTAAAACCGATAACCGAGGTGAATTATCTCAGAGCCGAGAATGTGGACCGTTACCGCATTATCATTCGCTATTTTTATCAGGAGCATGAAAAAATACATTACTGGATGTTTAAAGAGGATATTTATGACATGATATCCGCATTACCAGGATATGAAGACTATACCATGGAGAACTGTCAGAATGATTTGCAGGCACTGTGCGACTGGGGGAACCTCGTTGCTACACAGGATACCTCCGTTCCCAATACCTTACAGGAATTTAAAAATAAGAAATTTCGCTATCAGCTAAGTGAATATACCGTTGTAATTGAACGAATGACAATAGAGCTGGAGCATCTTGCTGTGGAAGGGGCATCCTTGGAACCGACGCTGCTGGAGCGGATTCGTAAACAGATTCTGCAGCTGCTTGCTGTAAGGGATAAATCCCATATGGAGGTCGCTGACTGGTGGCGAAGTCTGAACGATGATTTCATTCGTTTGAATCAGAACTATCAGGATTACATAAAGACATTAAACAGTGCCAAAGCAGAACAAATGATGAAGTCAAGAGAATTTCTGGTATTCAAAGATAAGCTGATCACCTATCTTCAGACATTTGTAAAAAGCCTGCAGGAGCACGGTATGATCATCGAGGATTATTTGAGCGGTGTAAAGGATGAAGATATGGCGCTGATTTTCGATAAGGTCGCAGAATATGAACTATCGATTCCCCGCATCAATTCCCATATCACAAAGACTGCCGTACTGGAAAATTGTCAGGGACGGTGGCAGAGTCTTTTCAACTGGTTTGTCGGAGAAAATGATAACAATGAGGTAAACCGCCTGTTTGAAATTACCAATGAAATCATACGGAAAATTACACGGTATGCACTGCAGATCGGTGAGCTGCACAATCAGGGGGCAAACCGTAAGGAGGAATACCGGCGTATAGCGGAAATATTCGCAAAATGCAATTCTATGGATGAAGCGCATCGCTTAAGTGCACTGGTGTTTGGGGCAGATACCTGTATGCATTTGAAAAACATCGCACCAAGGGATACGGAAAGCATTCACAGCGGGGTGTATCAGGAAGCTTCTGCCTTCCTTGCACTGGAGCCGCGTACAAAGGTGGCAAGAAAAAAGCATGAGCGAAAGCCTGCGGTGGATTACGCGCTGGACCGGCGAATACAGCGTCTGGAGTATGAGGCACAGCGCGAGGCTGAACAGAAGAAGATAAAGGAATTGAGTAAAAATGGAGAAATCATCTTTTCTCAGCTACCCTTACTTGACAAGGCCACCAGAAAAGCCCTTCTTAGCTGGGTATCCAAGGCACTTGCTGCAAGTGAGCGGCGAGCCAAAACAGATCAGGGGCAGTATTATCACATAGAGAAAGAGCGCGAAGGGGATTGCGTGCTGCAATGTGAGGATGGAAATCTGATAATGCCATGCTTCAAAATCCTGTTTGATGAGGAATTATCATGAAAATTATAGAAGAACTGATGAATCATCGCTGGATTCTGAAAAGTCAGGATCCGCAGCTGTATTATGAAATAAAGGATAATGCGAAGGAATTGAAGAAGAAGCTGCAGGAGAAATTCGGCTATGCACTCATCATCAATCCATATCTTGTAAAGCTGGAAAAAATCCCAGGCAAAGCGGAAGGCTGGATGGGGATTACTGAATTTGAAACGCTGATGGAATACCAGATGTTCTGTTATCTGCTCATGCTTCTGGAAGACAAGGAAGCAGGGGAACGCTTTATCCTGAGTAATATCTGTGAATTTATTCAGGTGCAGTTTCCAAAAGGCGAGCTGGAATGGACAAGTCTGCGAGCAAGAAGACAGCTTGTGCGGGTACTGCAATATGCTCTTAAAATGGGGATGATCATTTCCCGTGAGGGTGATGAGGATTACTTTCTAAAGGATGAAACCAGTGATATATTATATGAAAACACCGGGGTATCACGCTATTTCATACGCAACATACCCAAAGATATTATGGATTTTCATGAACCGGAGGACTTTTTACAGAGTGAGTGGTTTGATATGGAAGAGGATCGCGGTATTGTCCGCCGGCAGCGTATTTATCGTAGACTCATGCTTTCCTGCGGTGTCTATCATACAGCAGGAGAGGATAAGGATGATGATTTCGGCTATATTCGTAATTACCGCAGAAATATAGAAAATGATTTTCAGAGTCTGTTTCCCTGTCAGCTGCATGTGCATTCCTCCAGCGCCTTTCTGGTTCTGGAAGAAGACTGCTCTATGGGGAAAGTCTTTCCAAAGACGCATGCCTATTATGATTTGCTGTTGATTGTCCATGACGATCTGCGCAAACGGGTAAAGACTTTCCGTCTTTCTCTGGATCAGCATGAGGGTATCACACTGCGGCTGGAAGAATATCTTGCCATCGTTCAGCGTCTGATCAAGAAAAACAATGCGTTACTGCCAAAGAAATATCAGATTGAAAATCGCAGAGTGGAAGACAGTGCAGTGGATGTATGCAATCTTGCACAGACCTTGGGCTTTGCACAGGTACAGCAGGAGAAT
This region includes:
- a CDS encoding YHYH domain-containing protein encodes the protein MRKLFVFATFALLLVLPTSTSIQAHPGRTDSNGCHTCRTNCEKWGLAYGEYHCHNGGGTSSSGGTSAPSTSGSSTPSPSTPQPVQEAKPKVEVPAQPKIDYAKEGATDGYSFKMKNPDKTLEDVTYTYSQKAYKTAFNKSYEKAETELMNNSSSLAETNGKKDALEKEAYQLKELPSKIIKNEYIEYYKTAFDDAEQEVKTVLQGTAEYNAYEYVYNDKKISDVEDYNLKKFKAIYKEAYDTSVKSYEKEKKQLLQLAKDNGKKDGEEGEDQNLDFLDAVKDTAFYPAAKEAYEEAYEENKKESSLLIGMAATAVLILGVYLFIKKLRNRKKA
- a CDS encoding TIGR02678 family protein gives rise to the protein MKIIEELMNHRWILKSQDPQLYYEIKDNAKELKKKLQEKFGYALIINPYLVKLEKIPGKAEGWMGITEFETLMEYQMFCYLLMLLEDKEAGERFILSNICEFIQVQFPKGELEWTSLRARRQLVRVLQYALKMGMIISREGDEDYFLKDETSDILYENTGVSRYFIRNIPKDIMDFHEPEDFLQSEWFDMEEDRGIVRRQRIYRRLMLSCGVYHTAGEDKDDDFGYIRNYRRNIENDFQSLFPCQLHVHSSSAFLVLEEDCSMGKVFPKTHAYYDLLLIVHDDLRKRVKTFRLSLDQHEGITLRLEEYLAIVQRLIKKNNALLPKKYQIENRRVEDSAVDVCNLAQTLGFAQVQQENIYIYPIAGKITGTYAEVTE
- a CDS encoding TIGR02677 family protein yields the protein MELYDKLLKPITEVNYLRAENVDRYRIIIRYFYQEHEKIHYWMFKEDIYDMISALPGYEDYTMENCQNDLQALCDWGNLVATQDTSVPNTLQEFKNKKFRYQLSEYTVVIERMTIELEHLAVEGASLEPTLLERIRKQILQLLAVRDKSHMEVADWWRSLNDDFIRLNQNYQDYIKTLNSAKAEQMMKSREFLVFKDKLITYLQTFVKSLQEHGMIIEDYLSGVKDEDMALIFDKVAEYELSIPRINSHITKTAVLENCQGRWQSLFNWFVGENDNNEVNRLFEITNEIIRKITRYALQIGELHNQGANRKEEYRRIAEIFAKCNSMDEAHRLSALVFGADTCMHLKNIAPRDTESIHSGVYQEASAFLALEPRTKVARKKHERKPAVDYALDRRIQRLEYEAQREAEQKKIKELSKNGEIIFSQLPLLDKATRKALLSWVSKALAASERRAKTDQGQYYHIEKEREGDCVLQCEDGNLIMPCFKILFDEELS